The sequence below is a genomic window from Lentimicrobium saccharophilum.
CTGCTTCGGAACGTTCGGGCCGCCCGTTGTTCCTTGGCTCCTATCCCATTACCCCTGCAACCGAAATTCTGATTGAACTGGCCAAATACAAATCACTGGGCGCAAAGGTCTTTCAGGCTGAAGACGAAATCGCCGGCATCTGTTCAGCCATCGGCGCCAGTTACACCGGATCCCTTGCACTTACTACCACCTCCGGACCCGGACTTTCGCTGAAGAGCGAAGCCATCGGCCTTGCCGTTATGACGGAACTACCGCTTGTTATTGTAAACGTACAGCGTGGCGGACCCAGTACCGGATTGCCCACCAAATCGGAGCAGAGCGATCTCTACCAGGCACTTTTCGGACGCAACGGAGAATGCCCCGCCGTGGTCATAGCAGCATCCTCTTCGGCTAATTGCTTCTACTACGCTTACATGGCATCGAAAATCGCCATGGAACACATGACCCCTGTCATCCTGCTTACCGATGGTTATCTTGGCAACGGCTCACAACTCTTCCGTATCCCGAAGGTGGCTGAGTTGCCCGAAATCAAACCGCCTATTGCCAAACCCAACGACCCGGACTTCAAGCCTTACCGCCGCAATCCGGAAACCCTGGCCCGCCAATGGGCACTGCCCGGAACCGAAGGACTGCGCCACAGGGTAGGCGGACTTGAAAAAGAAGACATCTATGGCAATGTATCCACCGATCCGCTCAATCACCAGAAAATGGTTGACCTGCGCGAAGCCAAGGTGCAAAAAGTTGCTGAATTCATCCCTGAGCAGGGAATCACCGGAACAAAAGAGGGTGATGTGCTGGTGGTAAGCTGGGGCGGAACCTACGGACCGGTGTCGGAAGCCGTGGAAGTTCTGCAGAAGGAAGGCAAAAGCATCAGCCATGCCCACTTTAACTACATCATGCCACTGCCGAAGAATACTGCCAATGTATTGAACGGATTTAAGAAAGTGATCGTATGTGAACTCAATAGCGGTCAGTTCGTAAACTACCTTAAAATGACCCACCCGGGACACAACTATCTGAAATACAATAAAGTTCAGGGGTTGCCATTTACAGTTACCGAATTGGTCAATGTTTTTAACGCAACGATGGAGGAGAAATAATCATGAACAATCAACCTAACTTAACCGTAGAACGTTCTTCCGTAGAACTGACCAAAGAGGACT
It includes:
- a CDS encoding 2-oxoacid:acceptor oxidoreductase subunit alpha; this encodes MVKTKSNVIQRDAVVVKFVGDSGDGMQLSGTLFSDTAALEGLDLATFPDYPAEIRAPHNTIAGVSGFQVHVGTKKIETTGDLCDVLVAMNPASLKANLKWAKPGATIIVDENAFDEAALKKSGYTENPLENGSLSGYNLVKAPITLLTREAVKHLSIDNKSAERSKNMFALGMMYHLFGWSSKHTYDFFDKKFKNKPDVIAANKAVLEAGFNYAETIEALASVFQVSKAKMEPGRYRNITGNVATAWGFLAASERSGRPLFLGSYPITPATEILIELAKYKSLGAKVFQAEDEIAGICSAIGASYTGSLALTTTSGPGLSLKSEAIGLAVMTELPLVIVNVQRGGPSTGLPTKSEQSDLYQALFGRNGECPAVVIAASSSANCFYYAYMASKIAMEHMTPVILLTDGYLGNGSQLFRIPKVAELPEIKPPIAKPNDPDFKPYRRNPETLARQWALPGTEGLRHRVGGLEKEDIYGNVSTDPLNHQKMVDLREAKVQKVAEFIPEQGITGTKEGDVLVVSWGGTYGPVSEAVEVLQKEGKSISHAHFNYIMPLPKNTANVLNGFKKVIVCELNSGQFVNYLKMTHPGHNYLKYNKVQGLPFTVTELVNVFNATMEEK